A window from Salminus brasiliensis chromosome 7, fSalBra1.hap2, whole genome shotgun sequence encodes these proteins:
- the LOC140560151 gene encoding cystathionine gamma-lyase-like isoform X1, which translates to MASNSSEWAAGFSSFATDAIHVGQEPEQWNSMAVVPPISLSTTFKQYGPGKHAGFEYSRSGNPTRRCLERAVAALDGAKHCVALASGLAATVTVTHMLKSGDGIVCMNDVYGGTNRYFQRIAAEIGYDISFADCTKTEVLKATLKSNTKMLWIETPSNPTMKVVDIQACSDIAHEYSKDIIVVVDNTFMSAYFQRPLALGADICMYSATKYMNGHSDVVMGLISVNREDLYERLKFLQNALGAVPSPFDCYMCNRGLKTLHLRMKQHFKNAMAVAQFLEADPRVDKVIFPGLPSHPQHELMKKQCTGCPGMITFYIKGKLENATAFLSNLKLFALAESLGGYESLAEHPAIMTHASVPEKERKELGISDTLIRLSVGLEDEEDIIADLNQALGAAQEKN; encoded by the exons ATGGCTTCTAACAGCAGTGAGTGGGCCGCCGGGTTCAGCTCTTTCGCCACGGACGCGATTCACGTAGGCCAGGAGccggagcagtggaactccatGGCTGTGGTGCCTCCCATTTCACTCTCCACCACCTTCAAACAGTACGGCCCGGGAAAGCATGCG GGTTTTGAGTACAGTCGGAGTGGAAATCCCACACGCCGCTGTCTTGAAAGGGCGGTTGCTGCTTTGGATGGCGCAAAGCATT GTGTTGCTCTTGCCTCTGGGCTAGCTGCTACTGTGACTGTTACGCACATGCTGAAATCTGGAGATGGAATTGTGTGCATGAACGATGTTTATGGAG GAACCAATCGCTATTTCCAAAGAATAGCTGCAGAAATTGGCTACGATATCTCCTTCGCTGATTGCACAAAGACTGAAGTTCTAAAGGCAACGCTTAAGTCTAATACGAAG ATGTTGTGGATCGAGACTCCCTCAAACCCAACAATGAAGGTTGTCGACATACAAGCCTGTTCAGACATTGCCCACGAATACAGCAAAgacattattgttgttgtggaCAACACCTTCATGTCTGCTTACTTCCAG CGTCCCTTGGCTCTTGGAGCGGACATCTGCATGTACTCTGCAACAAAGTACATGAACG gACACAGTGATGTTGTTATGGGGCTGATTTCTGTTAACCGCGAGGACCTCTATGAACGACTCAAGTTTTTACAGAATG CTTTGGGAGCTGTGCCTTCACCATTTGACTGCTACATGTGCAATCGAGGACTGAAGACGCTGCATCTGAGGATGAAGCAGCACTTCAAGAACGCAATGGCTGTGGCCCAGTTTCTAGAGGCAGACCCCAGGGTGGACAAAGTAATTTTCCCAG GTCTGCCTTCTCACCCCCAGCATGAGCTAATGAAGAAGCAGTGCACAGGCTGCCCGGGGATGATTACTTTCTACATTAAAGGCAAACTGGAGAATGCCACAGCGTTCCTCAGCAACCTCAAG TTATTTGCACTTGCTGAAAGTCTGGGCGGTTATGAGAGTCTGGCAGAACATCC AGCCATTATGACTCATGCGTCGGTGCCAGAAAAGGAGAGGAAGGAGCTGGGCATCAGTGATACACTCATTCGTCTCTCTGTGGGACTGGAGGATGAAGAGGACATTATCGCAGACCTGAACCAAGCTCTTGGTGCTGCT CAGGAAAAGAACTAA
- the LOC140560151 gene encoding cystathionine gamma-lyase-like isoform X2, producing MASNSSEWAAGFSSFATDAIHVGQEPEQWNSMAVVPPISLSTTFKQYGPGKHAGFEYSRSGNPTRRCLERAVAALDGAKHCVALASGLAATVTVTHMLKSGDGIVCMNDVYGGTNRYFQRIAAEIGYDISFADCTKTEVLKATLKSNTKMLWIETPSNPTMKVVDIQACSDIAHEYSKDIIVVVDNTFMSAYFQRPLALGADICMYSATKYMNGHSDVVMGLISVNREDLYERLKFLQNALGAVPSPFDCYMCNRGLKTLHLRMKQHFKNAMAVAQFLEADPRVDKVIFPGLPSHPQHELMKKQCTGCPGMITFYIKGKLENATAFLSNLKLFALAESLGGYESLAEHPAIMTHASVPEKERKELGISDTLIRLSVGLEDEEDIIADLNQALGAAEKN from the exons ATGGCTTCTAACAGCAGTGAGTGGGCCGCCGGGTTCAGCTCTTTCGCCACGGACGCGATTCACGTAGGCCAGGAGccggagcagtggaactccatGGCTGTGGTGCCTCCCATTTCACTCTCCACCACCTTCAAACAGTACGGCCCGGGAAAGCATGCG GGTTTTGAGTACAGTCGGAGTGGAAATCCCACACGCCGCTGTCTTGAAAGGGCGGTTGCTGCTTTGGATGGCGCAAAGCATT GTGTTGCTCTTGCCTCTGGGCTAGCTGCTACTGTGACTGTTACGCACATGCTGAAATCTGGAGATGGAATTGTGTGCATGAACGATGTTTATGGAG GAACCAATCGCTATTTCCAAAGAATAGCTGCAGAAATTGGCTACGATATCTCCTTCGCTGATTGCACAAAGACTGAAGTTCTAAAGGCAACGCTTAAGTCTAATACGAAG ATGTTGTGGATCGAGACTCCCTCAAACCCAACAATGAAGGTTGTCGACATACAAGCCTGTTCAGACATTGCCCACGAATACAGCAAAgacattattgttgttgtggaCAACACCTTCATGTCTGCTTACTTCCAG CGTCCCTTGGCTCTTGGAGCGGACATCTGCATGTACTCTGCAACAAAGTACATGAACG gACACAGTGATGTTGTTATGGGGCTGATTTCTGTTAACCGCGAGGACCTCTATGAACGACTCAAGTTTTTACAGAATG CTTTGGGAGCTGTGCCTTCACCATTTGACTGCTACATGTGCAATCGAGGACTGAAGACGCTGCATCTGAGGATGAAGCAGCACTTCAAGAACGCAATGGCTGTGGCCCAGTTTCTAGAGGCAGACCCCAGGGTGGACAAAGTAATTTTCCCAG GTCTGCCTTCTCACCCCCAGCATGAGCTAATGAAGAAGCAGTGCACAGGCTGCCCGGGGATGATTACTTTCTACATTAAAGGCAAACTGGAGAATGCCACAGCGTTCCTCAGCAACCTCAAG TTATTTGCACTTGCTGAAAGTCTGGGCGGTTATGAGAGTCTGGCAGAACATCC AGCCATTATGACTCATGCGTCGGTGCCAGAAAAGGAGAGGAAGGAGCTGGGCATCAGTGATACACTCATTCGTCTCTCTGTGGGACTGGAGGATGAAGAGGACATTATCGCAGACCTGAACCAAGCTCTTGGTGCTGCT GAAAAGAACTAA
- the LOC140560152 gene encoding ICOS ligand-like, producing MRKIWLETVLLNLLGICACQAAPCVVGVHGESVSIPCFYNGPEDLTSLNFSFEWRRGSKVVYKAVWTGGHGERLNMDANGRSTVSSSAQAGDFTLKLSDISFADAQNYSLYLKLLGHTANASICTVCLNVAAHFTPPVLVRKGGAEAEATQWVCQSRSGFPEPAVHWYINHSQHPPVKAVTTYANTLPHSQLYNITSVLYADIPRDTTVSCAIENLLLNETLTTVSYGVESSPRHNSSFIWILSIMLCVLVTVLVTIALCFQKKWDRETRNEREDDSGCEETEMIMLDMDILDGLPKRDRYDR from the exons ATGAGGAAAATATGGCTTGAGACGGTGCTGCTGAACCTTTTAGGTATTTGTGCATGTCAAG CTGCCCCATGTGTTGTTGGAGTGCATGGGGAATCTGTCTCTATCCCCTGCTTTTATAATGGACCAGAGGATTTGACCTCTTTAAACTTTTCATTTGAATGGAGAAGAGGCTCTAAAGTGGTCTACAAGGCTGTGTGGACAGGTGGACATGGGGAGAGACTCAATATGGATGCCAATGGCAGGAGCACAGTGTCCTCATCGGCTCAAGCTGGAGATTTCACCTTGAAGTTGAGTGACATCAGTTTTGCAGATGCCCAGAATTACAGTCTATATCTGAAGCTTCTTGGCCATACAGCTAACGCTTCCATATGCACCGTCTGCCTCAACGTTGCAG CTCACTTCACGCCACCCGTGTTGGTGAGGAAGGGTGGGGCAGAGGCAGAAGCTACTCAATGGGTTTGCCAGTCTCGCAGCGGTTTTCCTGAACCTGCAGTTCACTGGTACATAAACCACTCACAGCATCCCCCAGTGAAGGCAGTCACTACATATGCAAATACTCTGCCCCATTCTCAACTCTACAACATCACCAGCGTCCTCTATGCTGACATTCCACGAGACACTACAGTGTCCTGCGCCATAGAAAACCTCCTACTGAATGAAACTCTGACCACAGTCAGCT ATGGTGTGGAGTCCAGTCCTAGGCACAATTCTTCATTCATTTGGATCCTCAGCATCATGCTTTGTGTGCTAGTGACTGTGCTGGTGACAATAGCTctgtgttttcagaagaaatgggATCGAGAGACAAGAAATGAGCGTGAAG ATGATTCGGGTTGTGAGGAAACAGAAATGATCATGCTGGACATGGACATCCTGGATGGACTGCCTAAAAGAGACAGATATGACAGATGA
- the nit2 gene encoding omega-amidase NIT2, producing the protein MSKFRLALVQLLVTKVKTDNLHRACSLVKEAASQGAKVVVLPECFNSPYGTGFFAEYAEKIPGESTQVLSEAAKECGIYVIGGSIPEEDGGKLFNTCSVFGPDGKMLVKHRKIHLFDIDVPGKIRFQESETLSPGSSLSMFETPYCKVGVGICYDMRFAELAQIYAKKGCQLLVYPGAFNMTTGPAHWELLQRARAVDNQVYVATASPARDETASYVAWGHSSVVNPWGEVITKAGSEEAVVYADLDLQYLADVRQQIPITTQRRNDIYSISAVHEG; encoded by the exons ATGTCGA AGTTCAGACTGGCTCTGGTGCAGCTGCTTGTCACTAAGGTAAAGACAGACAACCTACATCGCGCCTGTAGTTTAGTGAAGGAGGCAGCAAGCCAGGGGGCAAAGGTTGTGGTCTTACCT GAGTGCTTCAACTCCCCATACGGGACAGGTTTCTTtgcagagtatgcagagaagaTCCCAGGAGAATCAACCCAGGTGTTGTCGGAGGCAGCCAAGGAGTGTGGGATCTACGTAATAGGGG gaTCCATTCCAGAGGAAGATGGGGGAAAGCTTTTTAACACCTGCTCAGTTTTTGGCCCTGATGGTAAAATGCTGGTCAAACACAGGAAG ATCCACCTCTTCGACATTGATGTTCCGGGAAAAATACGTTTCCAGGAGTCGGAGACACTGAGTCCAGGGAGCAGCTTATCTATGTTTGAAACCC CATACTGTAAAGTTGGAGTGGGGATTTGCTATGACATGCGCTTTGCAGAGCTTGCACAGATTTATGCTAAGAAAG GTTGTCAGCTGTTGGTGTATCCTGGTGCCTTCAATATGACCACAGGTCCAGCACACTGGGAGCTGCTTCAGAGGGCACG GGCAGTGGATAACCAAGTCTATGTAGCCACCGCTTCACCAGCAAGAGATGAGACTGCCAGCTATGTGGCCTGGGGTCACAGCTCTGTGGTCAATCCTTG GGGTGAGGTGATTACAAAAGCTGGGTCAGAAGAGGCTGTTGTTTATGCAGATCTCG ATCTGCAGTACTTGGCTGACGTGCGTCAACAGATTCCAATCACAACGCAGAGGCGCAATGACATATACAGCATAAGCGCTGTTCACGAGGGCTGA